A part of Thermotoga petrophila RKU-1 genomic DNA contains:
- the rbsD gene encoding D-ribose pyranase, producing the protein MKRVGILNSTISEMVANMGHTDMLAIVDMGFPIPDGAKKVDLVVDKGKPGLLEVVEVILKELEVEKIILAEEMNEKNPETRDLLINLVGKNNSNVKIEFVPHEEFKKISRTSKGFVRTGADRPYSNVILVSGVIF; encoded by the coding sequence ATGAAACGAGTGGGAATTCTTAACTCCACTATATCCGAGATGGTGGCAAACATGGGACATACTGACATGCTGGCAATCGTTGATATGGGTTTCCCCATACCCGATGGAGCCAAGAAAGTAGATTTAGTAGTCGACAAAGGAAAACCTGGCCTTCTGGAAGTGGTAGAAGTTATTCTAAAGGAATTGGAGGTTGAGAAAATCATCCTGGCTGAGGAGATGAACGAAAAAAATCCTGAGACTCGAGATTTACTGATTAATCTCGTAGGGAAAAACAATAGTAATGTAAAAATAGAATTCGTACCTCATGAGGAGTTCAAAAAAATTTCCAGAACTTCGAAAGGATTTGTAAGAACAGGAGCTGACAGACCGTATTCGAACGTCATTCTTGTGAGTGGGGTGATATTTTGA